Proteins from a genomic interval of Phycisphaerae bacterium RAS1:
- the nrnA_2 gene encoding Bifunctional oligoribonuclease and PAP phosphatase NrnA has product MISAERESSAGAAADALRGASRIAILGHVNPDADCLGSMGAVRLGLTSIGKSCVLSLPPESVARKLTYLTALGAMHGGTLVEVRACNASLILDTAREKRVNIAGEAAAFAALPPIINVDHHATNTRYGDVNWVDPHRSSTAEMAFELLCALGCAATSDIATLLYAGIHSDTQGFSLASTTPRCLDVAHQLARAGARIAEVGERLHRSQTREEFALHQLIHQNTRISADGRVAWSSASLAEIAATGCDANVIDNQVEIPRSIEGITVAMLFTEGEPGVIRVNFRGEGGTAVLPIAEAFGGGGHVASAGARVRGELGEVIERVVAAASLFPSRDREGAEA; this is encoded by the coding sequence ATGATCTCAGCCGAACGTGAGAGCAGCGCGGGGGCGGCGGCGGACGCGCTTCGTGGCGCTTCGCGGATTGCGATTCTGGGTCACGTCAACCCGGATGCGGACTGCCTGGGCAGCATGGGGGCCGTGCGGCTGGGGCTGACGTCGATCGGAAAATCCTGCGTGCTGAGCCTTCCGCCCGAGAGCGTCGCGCGGAAACTGACCTACCTGACCGCGCTCGGGGCGATGCACGGCGGGACGCTGGTCGAGGTGCGGGCCTGCAACGCGTCACTCATCCTGGACACGGCGCGTGAGAAGCGCGTCAACATCGCCGGCGAGGCGGCGGCCTTCGCGGCGCTGCCCCCGATCATCAACGTGGACCATCACGCCACCAACACCCGATACGGCGACGTGAACTGGGTCGATCCGCACCGCAGCAGCACGGCCGAAATGGCATTCGAGCTGCTGTGCGCGCTGGGCTGCGCGGCGACGTCCGACATCGCCACGCTGCTCTACGCCGGCATTCACAGCGACACGCAGGGTTTTTCCCTGGCCAGCACGACGCCGCGCTGCCTCGACGTGGCGCATCAGCTCGCCCGCGCCGGAGCGCGCATCGCGGAAGTCGGCGAACGACTGCACCGCAGCCAGACGCGCGAGGAGTTCGCGCTGCACCAGCTCATCCATCAGAATACGCGCATTTCGGCCGACGGCCGCGTGGCGTGGAGCAGTGCGTCGCTGGCCGAAATCGCCGCCACCGGCTGCGATGCCAACGTCATCGATAACCAGGTCGAAATCCCGCGCTCGATCGAGGGGATCACGGTGGCGATGCTTTTCACGGAGGGCGAGCCGGGCGTCATTCGCGTGAACTTCCGCGGCGAAGGCGGGACGGCCGTGCTGCCGATCGCGGAAGCATTCGGGGGCGGCGGGCACGTGGCCAGTGCGGGGGCGCGCGTGCGGGGCGAGCTCGGCGAGGTGATCGAGCGCGTCGTGGCGGCGGCGAGTCTCTTTCCGAGCCGCGACCGCGAGGGAGCGGAGGCCTAA
- the arnA gene encoding Bifunctional polymyxin resistance protein ArnA, translated as MFGCALRTVLVTNGNLLSLLSLGDFLKAHHRDIAAVFITTRLPSQRSNIIGVWRMFLRSGWAYTKFKLLTNRLLPMRLRGKGLCPTVAEYLRHVGSPAEVIDAADINEPAIVERVRGFAPEILLSFSATTRFQDQLVEVPSRAAVNAHYALLPAYAGLSPYFWYLRNGESESGVTLHQIASRLDAGPIIEQRRFAMAGLRTVLGVLRKQMALVSPMLNRFYAGETSEQGAYPQDLSKRSYFRHPTRADVSALLRQGIQFHDREDLDAVEQAARDLLSPAAG; from the coding sequence GTGTTTGGGTGTGCGTTGCGAACCGTTCTGGTTACAAACGGGAACCTGCTGAGCCTGCTGTCGCTGGGCGACTTCCTGAAAGCGCACCATCGGGACATCGCGGCGGTGTTCATCACCACGCGGCTTCCGTCGCAGCGGTCGAACATCATCGGCGTCTGGCGCATGTTCCTGCGCAGCGGGTGGGCCTACACGAAGTTCAAGTTGCTTACGAATCGTCTGCTGCCGATGCGTCTGCGTGGCAAGGGACTGTGCCCCACCGTCGCGGAGTATCTGCGGCACGTGGGGAGTCCGGCAGAGGTGATCGACGCGGCCGACATCAACGAGCCGGCGATTGTCGAGCGCGTTCGCGGTTTTGCCCCGGAGATTCTGCTTTCGTTCAGCGCGACGACGCGCTTCCAGGATCAACTGGTTGAAGTGCCGTCGCGCGCGGCCGTCAACGCGCACTACGCGCTGCTGCCGGCGTATGCGGGATTGTCGCCCTATTTCTGGTACCTGCGGAATGGCGAGAGCGAGTCGGGGGTGACGCTGCATCAGATCGCGTCGCGGCTGGACGCCGGACCGATCATCGAACAGCGGCGGTTTGCGATGGCCGGGCTGCGGACGGTGCTGGGCGTACTGCGGAAGCAGATGGCGCTGGTTTCGCCGATGCTGAACCGCTTCTACGCGGGAGAGACGTCGGAGCAGGGCGCGTATCCGCAGGATTTGTCGAAGCGCAGCTACTTCCGGCACCCGACACGGGCCGATGTATCCGCGCTGTTGCGACAGGGGATTCAGTTTCACGATCGTGAGGATCTCGACGCGGTGGAGCAGGCGGCGCGCGACCTGCTCTCGCCCGCCGCCGGTTGA